A genomic window from Tolypothrix sp. PCC 7910 includes:
- the lexA gene encoding transcriptional repressor LexA, with translation MERLTEAQQELYEWLAEYIRTHQHSPSIRQMMQAMNLKSPAPIQSRLEHLRTKGYIEWTEGKARTIRILRPVATGVPILGTIAAGGLIEPFTDAVEHLDITNFSLPPQSYALRVAGDSMIEDLIADGDLVFLRPVPEPNQLKNGTIVAARVDGHGTTLKRFYRSGDRVTLKPANAKYQPIEVLAMNVQVQGSLVAVWRDYN, from the coding sequence ATGGAACGTTTAACCGAAGCTCAACAAGAACTTTATGAATGGCTGGCAGAATACATCCGAACGCATCAGCATTCGCCTTCAATTCGGCAAATGATGCAAGCGATGAATTTGAAGTCACCAGCACCAATTCAAAGCCGTTTAGAACATTTACGCACTAAAGGGTATATTGAATGGACTGAAGGGAAAGCGCGCACAATTCGGATTTTACGTCCTGTAGCAACAGGTGTACCAATTTTAGGTACTATTGCTGCTGGAGGTTTAATAGAACCTTTCACAGATGCTGTCGAGCATTTAGATATTACTAATTTTTCCTTACCTCCCCAAAGTTATGCTTTGCGGGTAGCTGGCGACAGCATGATTGAAGATTTAATTGCTGATGGAGATTTAGTATTTTTGCGTCCAGTACCAGAACCAAATCAACTTAAAAATGGCACCATTGTTGCTGCCAGAGTTGATGGTCATGGTACTACATTAAAGCGTTTTTATCGTAGTGGCGATCGCGTGACTCTCAAACCTGCAAATGCTAAATACCAACCAATTGAAGTTCTGGCTATGAATGTACAAGTGCAAGGTTCTTTAGTCGCCGTTTGGCGTGATTATAACTAG
- a CDS encoding DNA phosphorothioation system restriction enzyme — MYLTLNRVQQLPGFRLRLPLLRENQGSYQTQKSLPGCPKMPQSLQLRQYQRQAMTSWFANNGRGTLKMATGSGKTITALVIACELYQQINLQVLVVVCPYRHLVTQWARECEKFNLQPILAFENVRNWQSQLSTQIYNLRSGSQRFVTVITTNSTLIGDGFQSQVKYFPDRTLIIGDEAHNLGAPKLEECLPRRIGLRLALSATPERYFDDDGTQSLFDYFGPVLQPEFTLRDAIAQGALVHYLYYPILVELTEAESIAYLKLTRRIGRSLLYRERENGTVGDFEDNEDLKPLLMQRARLIGAAENKLTALRELMATRKDTTHTLFYCSDGSQEAGQRSSLRQLKAVAKILGVELGYKVSTYTAQTSLQEREVLRRQFESGELQGLVAIRCLDEGVDIPAIQTAVILSSSGNPRQFIQRRGRVLRPHPGKERAIIYDMIVLPPDLERETIEVERNLLKKELRRFVEFADLADNAGEARMKLLALQKRYGLLDI; from the coding sequence ATGTACCTGACGCTAAATAGAGTGCAGCAACTACCAGGTTTTCGCTTACGATTGCCATTGTTAAGAGAAAATCAGGGCAGTTATCAAACTCAAAAATCATTACCAGGATGCCCAAAAATGCCGCAATCTCTGCAATTGCGGCAATATCAGCGCCAAGCTATGACAAGCTGGTTTGCTAATAATGGCAGAGGTACGCTCAAAATGGCTACTGGTAGTGGTAAGACTATCACAGCATTGGTGATCGCTTGTGAATTGTATCAGCAGATTAATTTACAAGTTTTGGTGGTGGTTTGTCCCTATCGTCATCTTGTCACCCAATGGGCACGAGAATGCGAAAAATTTAACTTGCAGCCGATTTTAGCATTTGAGAATGTCCGCAATTGGCAAAGTCAACTCTCTACCCAAATCTATAATCTACGTTCTGGTTCCCAAAGATTTGTCACGGTGATTACTACCAACTCCACATTAATTGGAGATGGTTTTCAGTCACAGGTGAAATATTTCCCCGACAGAACTTTAATTATTGGCGATGAAGCCCATAATTTAGGCGCACCAAAGTTAGAAGAATGTCTACCACGACGGATTGGGCTGCGTTTGGCATTGTCTGCCACACCGGAAAGGTACTTTGATGATGATGGTACCCAATCTTTGTTTGATTATTTCGGCCCTGTGCTGCAACCAGAGTTTACTTTGAGAGATGCGATCGCTCAAGGAGCTTTGGTACATTATCTCTATTACCCGATTTTGGTGGAATTAACAGAAGCCGAAAGTATTGCCTATTTAAAATTAACGCGCAGAATTGGGCGATCGCTTCTTTATCGGGAAAGAGAAAATGGCACAGTTGGAGATTTTGAAGATAACGAAGATTTAAAGCCATTGTTAATGCAACGTGCCAGATTAATTGGTGCAGCAGAAAACAAGTTAACTGCTTTGCGGGAATTAATGGCAACTCGCAAAGATACCACTCACACCCTATTTTATTGCAGTGATGGTTCGCAAGAGGCGGGACAACGTTCATCGTTGCGTCAACTCAAAGCCGTTGCTAAAATTCTCGGAGTGGAATTGGGGTACAAAGTTAGTACCTACACAGCCCAAACTTCCTTACAAGAAAGAGAAGTTTTACGCCGTCAATTTGAAAGCGGAGAATTGCAAGGTTTAGTCGCCATTCGCTGTTTAGATGAGGGTGTCGATATTCCTGCAATTCAAACTGCAGTAATTTTATCAAGTTCCGGTAATCCTCGGCAGTTTATCCAAAGACGCGGGCGCGTTTTACGTCCCCATCCTGGGAAAGAACGCGCCATTATTTACGACATGATTGTGTTACCGCCAGATTTAGAAAGGGAAACTATAGAAGTAGAACGCAATTTATTAAAAAAAGAATTGCGGCGCTTTGTAGAGTTTGCCGATTTAGCTGACAACGCCGGCGAAGCGAGGATGAAGTTACTTGCTTTACAAAAACGGTATGGTTTATTAGATATATGA